One genomic window of Salvia miltiorrhiza cultivar Shanhuang (shh) chromosome 4, IMPLAD_Smil_shh, whole genome shotgun sequence includes the following:
- the LOC131021314 gene encoding protein SMAX1-LIKE 4-like has protein sequence MRAGGCAAQQTLSAEAAAVLKHSLSLARRRGHAQVTPLHVAATLLTSRSSLLRRACLKSQPPHHPLQCRALELCFNVALNRLPASPGPLLHAQPSLSNALVAALKRAQAHQRRGCVEQQQQQPPLLALKVELEQLILSILDDPSVSRVMREAGFSSTAVKANLDDCTASVFHCYNPSSSASGGIYSTPNSPPSARPLPDFLSHHDITRLLHIMTSARPRRNVVVVADTSSMAETLVAQLISLVEKGDVPDQLKAARLVKFQFSAVPLVLMNKDEVDMNVADLKRKVDSFAAVGRVIVYIGDLKWAVDHGAAVDHLIAEIGKLLAWYNASNMKVWLMATANYQTYVKCQIKQPPLDAQWALQAVSVPSAGLALTLNAATPTSGSDSRIAFSENSSPVSDRKVLCLKEETDHVLTCCQECTSDYQKEAALRSIHHKSFSDKEHLPYWLKPHANHTLDKEDLDELRRKYNKQCQHVHQGHLVGRNECYTSTNPSWLNKGSVLGDTETISFSYPAVKAGASTLPRFRRQQSCHIEFSFSKQEPNLDSLKMMEDKEVKITLALGSSYIDEVKHEHEKRTALHHLLRENLPWQLEAVPAIVDALMSRHKFVVLDGNDNVAKRRAALAAAESILGSSDLLLSFNMRNTENREMLQRALRDHDGKLVALVEFADPEIIRFLAEANRDSVFILTTDEASSNDTSSVIQMKLVVQEPHHLDHKRRAEWELGGALAKSRRSSNEMEEVSSNGHGLDLNIRADEGEAKLSPISSEITVEPPLTFIKNRVVLNMGPEQDREAREALLWEFKRAFDETSRNNSFNVEEKVLEQVLKGAGLYVNSLFGKWLKDIFQTSLNGINCGERDKVSVRLCLVGEREREGERDKDGFKGTCLPKRIPVSYIG, from the exons ATGCGTGCAGGAGGCTGTGCAGCGCAACAGACACTCTCCGCGGAGGCTGCCGCCGTGCTGAAGCACTCCCTCAGCCTGGCCCGGCGCCGCGGCCACGCCCAGGTCACCCCGCTTCATGTCGCCGCCACACTCCTGACGTCCCGCTCCAGCCTCCTCCGCCGCGCCTGCCTCAAGTCCCAGCCCCCCCACCACCCCTTGCAATGCCGCGCCCTGGAGCTGTGCTTCAACGTGGCCCTCAACCGCCTCCCGGCCTCCCCCGGCCCCCTCCTCCACGCCCAGCCCTCCCTCTCCAACGCCCTCGTCGCCGCCCTCAAGCGCGCCCAGGCCCACCAGCGCCGCGGCTGcgtcgagcagcagcagcagcagcccccccTCCTCGCCCTCAAGGTCGAGCTCGAGCAGCTCATCCTCTCCATCCTCGACGACCCCAGCGTCAGCCGCGTCATGCGCGAGGCCGGCTTCTCCAGCACCGCCGTCAAGGCCAACCTCGACGACTGCACCGCCTCCGTCTTCCACTGCTACAACCCCTCTTCCTCCGCCTCTGGCGGCATCTACTCCACCCCCAACTCGCCCCCCTCCGCCCGCCCCCTCCCCGACTTCCTCTCCCACCATGACATCACCCGCCTCCTCCACATCATGACCTCCGCTCGCCCCAGGCGGAACGTCGTCGTCGTCGCCGACACCTCCTCCATGGCTGAAACCCTAGTCGCGCAGCTCATATCCCTCGTCGAAAAGGGGGACGTACCAGACCAGCTGAAGGCGGCGCGCCTGGTCAAGTTCCAGTTCTCGGCGGTGCCGCTGGTCCTCATGAACAAGGACGAGGTCGACATGAACGTGGCCGACCTCAAGAGGAAGGTCGACTCCTTCGCCGCCGTGGGCAGGGTCATCGTCTACATCGGCGACCTCAAATGGGCGGTGgatcacggcgccgccgtggatCACTTGATCGCCGAGATTGGGAAGCTTCTGGCTTGGTACAACGCCTCCAACATGAAGGTGTGGTTGATGGCGACGGCCAATTACCAGACTTATGTGAAATGCCAGATTAAACAGCCGCCGTTGGATGCTCAGTGGGCTCTTCAAGCTGTGTCCGTCCCTTCAGCTGGCCTTGCTCTCACCCTCAATGCTGCTACGCCTACAAG TGGGAGTGATTCAAGAATTGCATTCTCAGAGAACTCATCACCAGTTTCAGACAGGAAAGTGTTGTGTCTGAAGGAGGAAACAGATCATGTCCTCACATGTTGTCAAGAATGCACATCAGATTATCAAAAGGAAGCTGCCTTGAGATCAATCCACCACAAATCCTTCTCTGATAAAGAACACTTGCCCTACTGGCTCAAACCGCATGCCAATCACACACTTGAcaag GAAGATTTGGATGAGCTGCGGAGGAAGTATAACAAGCAGTGCCAGCATGTGCATCAAGGGCATCTTGTTGGGAGGAATGAGTGCTACACCTCAACAAATCCATCTTGGTTGAATAAGGGCAGCGTGTTGGGTGATACCGAGACGATATCCTTCTCGTACCCTGCTGTGAAGGCGGGCGCCAGCACTCTGCCCCGGTTCAGGAGGCAGCAGTCGTGCCACATCGAGTTCAGCTTCAGCAAGCAGGAGCCTAATCTGGACTCCCTGAAGATGATGGAGGACAAGGAGGTGAAGATCACGCTGGCCTTGGGGAGTTCGTATATTGATGAAGTCAAACACGAACACGAGAAGAGGACTGCCCTGCACCACCTGCTCAGGGAGAACTTGCCGTGGCAGCTGGAAGCCGTCCCTGCCATCGTGGATGCATTGATGAGCCGCCACaagtttgttgtccttgatgggAATGACAATGTGGCCAAGAGGAGAGCAGCTCTTGCAGCAGCAGAGTCCATTCTTGGCTCCTCGGATCTTCTCCTTTCGTTTAACATGAGAAACACTGAGAATCGCGAGATGCTTCAGAGGGCGTTGAGGGATCATGATGGGAAGCTGGTTGCACTTGTTGAGTTTGCTGATCCTGAGATCATCAGGTTTCTTGCTGAGGCCAATCGGGATTCCGTATTCATCCTCACCACGGATGAGGCAAGCTCCAACGACACGAGCTCTGTGATCCAGATGAAGCTAGTTGTCCAAGAACCTCATCATCTTGATCACAAGCGGAGAGCAGAGTGGGAGTTAGGGGGGGCCTTGGCCAAGAGCCGGAGGAGCAGCAATGAGATGGAAGAGGTGTCCTCAAATGGGCATGGCCTCGACCTCAACATACGAGCTGATGAGGGCGAGGCCAAGCTAAGCCCCATCTCAAGTGAGATCACAGTGGAGCCGCCCCTCACGTTCATCAAGAATCGCGTTGTGCTAAACATGGGGCCGGAGCAGGACAGGGAGGCGAGGGAGGCGCTGCTGTGGGAGTTCAAGAGAGCCTTCGATGAGACGAGTAGGAACAACAGTTTCAATGTGGAGGAGAAGGTGTTGGAGCAAGTTTTGAAAGGGGCGGGGCTATACGTCAACAGCTTGTTTGGGAAATGGCTGAAAGACATTTTCCAAACGAGCTTGAATGGCATCAATTGTGGGGAGAGGGACAAGGTTAGTGTTAGGCTGTGTTtagtaggagagagagagagagagggagagagagacaaGGATGGATTCAAAGGGACATGTCTTCCCAAAAGGATCCCAGTTTCTTACATAGGTTGA